The following proteins come from a genomic window of Candidatus Poribacteria bacterium:
- a CDS encoding phage Gp37/Gp68 family protein: MATKSKIEWTQSTWNPVRGCTRVSEGCRFCYAERIAARFSGKGMAYEGLVKTTKTGPKWTSKIQTIPELLEAPLKWKKSQLIFVNSMSDLFHEDVSLPFISQVFDVMERAHWHQFQVLTKRSQRLSELSDKIHWPKNVWMGVSIENQDCTSRIDCLRKTGAAIKFLSLEPLIGPLTDLKLESIDWVIVGGESGYGARPIQKEWVIDIREQCKTYGVPLFVKQMGSAWAQASQAKDKKGGDISEWPADLQIRNYPFYF; the protein is encoded by the coding sequence ATGGCAACGAAATCAAAGATAGAGTGGACACAGTCAACGTGGAATCCAGTTCGAGGGTGCACTCGTGTTTCTGAAGGCTGCCGTTTCTGCTATGCTGAACGAATTGCTGCCAGATTTTCTGGAAAGGGCATGGCATACGAAGGGTTAGTGAAAACAACCAAAACTGGACCAAAATGGACAAGTAAGATACAGACAATCCCTGAATTGCTTGAAGCCCCCCTGAAATGGAAAAAATCTCAATTGATCTTTGTCAACTCTATGAGCGATCTTTTTCATGAAGATGTTTCCCTTCCTTTCATTTCTCAGGTTTTTGATGTCATGGAACGGGCTCATTGGCATCAATTTCAGGTGCTTACAAAGCGTTCGCAACGGCTATCTGAGCTTAGTGACAAAATACATTGGCCCAAGAATGTATGGATGGGCGTCAGTATTGAAAATCAGGATTGTACCTCCCGCATTGATTGCTTAAGGAAGACGGGAGCTGCTATCAAATTTCTATCCTTGGAGCCCTTGATCGGTCCCTTAACAGATTTGAAATTGGAATCCATAGATTGGGTTATTGTGGGAGGAGAGTCTGGTTATGGGGCAAGACCTATCCAAAAAGAGTGGGTCATTGATATTCGCGAACAATGCAAAACTTATGGTGTTCCATTGTTCGTAAAACAGATGGGATCAGCTTGGGCACAAGCGTCTCAAGCCAAAGACAAAAAGGGCGGCGATATATCTGAGTGGCCAGCAGATTTACAGATACGAAACTATCCTTTTTATTTTTAG
- a CDS encoding Gfo/Idh/MocA family oxidoreductase: MQEIKVGIIGAGGIAGGKHLPGHRNVEGVSIIGVCDIDRQRAENFAKQHDIKHIFTDYNELVAMPELDAVSVCTPNNFHAPPSIAALEAGKHVICEKPIAGNAIDGQAMVDAQKASGKVLQIGLQSRFSPQARTLRKLYDDGFFGDIYYARAMAMRRRGIPATPSFITKSIAGGGPLIDIGVHILDVLLWMIGAPKPIEAFGSIAQKFGHQADVINDWGTWIPAQFDVEDFAMGAVRFEGGLTVTLETAWASHIENTGQTFFMGDRAGATYSPTRIYMDKEDEMIDYEPEFLTGLLGEFESFHKAIREGLPSPVPAEEVLLVAKIFDALYESARIGRSVPIR; this comes from the coding sequence ATGCAAGAAATTAAGGTTGGTATCATCGGCGCGGGTGGAATTGCCGGTGGTAAACATCTGCCAGGACACAGGAATGTCGAAGGTGTTTCAATCATTGGTGTCTGCGATATTGACCGACAGCGTGCGGAGAATTTTGCGAAGCAGCACGACATCAAACATATCTTCACTGACTACAACGAACTCGTCGCAATGCCTGAATTGGACGCTGTCAGTGTCTGTACGCCGAATAATTTTCACGCTCCGCCATCAATCGCAGCACTTGAAGCGGGGAAGCACGTGATCTGCGAGAAGCCAATCGCCGGAAATGCAATCGATGGTCAGGCTATGGTCGATGCTCAGAAAGCATCGGGAAAAGTGCTTCAGATTGGGTTACAATCACGATTTAGCCCACAAGCGCGGACCTTGCGCAAGTTATATGACGATGGTTTCTTCGGCGATATTTACTACGCTCGCGCAATGGCAATGCGACGACGGGGTATACCTGCTACACCATCGTTCATTACAAAATCAATAGCAGGAGGCGGACCCCTGATTGACATCGGGGTGCATATCCTCGATGTGTTGTTGTGGATGATCGGCGCACCGAAACCAATCGAAGCATTTGGATCAATCGCGCAGAAATTTGGACATCAAGCCGATGTGATTAACGATTGGGGAACATGGATCCCTGCCCAATTCGATGTCGAAGATTTTGCGATGGGCGCTGTCCGCTTTGAAGGGGGCTTAACCGTGACGTTGGAAACCGCGTGGGCATCTCATATTGAAAATACCGGACAGACCTTCTTCATGGGCGACAGAGCCGGTGCGACATACAGTCCCACACGCATCTATATGGATAAAGAAGATGAAATGATCGACTATGAACCGGAATTCCTTACCGGTTTGCTGGGGGAATTTGAGTCCTTCCATAAAGCGATTCGTGAAGGGTTGCCGTCACCTGTGCCGGCAGAAGAGGTGCTACTTGTTGCAAAAATCTTCGATGCCCTCTACGAATCTGCCCGAATCGGTCGGTCCGTACCGATCCGATGA
- the waaF gene encoding lipopolysaccharide heptosyltransferase II, which yields MRNRILVIQTGGWVGDMVLLTPALRALKIAYPQSHLALLIRPLVADLMATHPYIDEVMVDNKGKGLNLLPSFYKSVNEMRRSDFDLAVVLHPTSFRNALIPFLADIPERIGSNVSGRGILLTRTCVDRTDRHEVHRYLRVLKLIDIHEPNAKLEFWHMDADRHAARQILATHGISLKENLIGVNLGTTWRTKRWALEKFAEVIAQVQKRFGARILLTGSTAEIPLGEALAQITKVETINLIGKTTLMQLGALIESCTFYLTCDSGPMHIAAAVGTPTIALFGPTSPIRHGPYGENHEVIEKPVECRPCYKRKCMRKDQPHLCMTEIHPNEVVAQVLKET from the coding sequence TTGAGAAATCGAATTCTTGTCATCCAAACCGGCGGTTGGGTCGGAGATATGGTGCTGCTCACACCGGCATTAAGAGCACTGAAAATCGCGTATCCCCAATCCCACTTAGCACTGCTAATTCGCCCACTCGTTGCGGACTTGATGGCGACCCACCCATATATCGATGAAGTGATGGTTGATAATAAGGGGAAGGGGCTCAACCTTTTGCCATCTTTCTATAAATCAGTGAACGAGATGCGCCGGTCAGACTTCGATCTTGCGGTCGTCCTTCACCCAACCTCCTTTCGTAACGCATTGATCCCATTTTTGGCGGATATTCCTGAACGGATTGGCTCAAATGTAAGTGGGCGGGGTATCCTCCTAACGCGAACTTGCGTGGACCGGACGGACCGCCACGAAGTCCACCGTTATCTGCGCGTGCTGAAGTTAATCGATATCCACGAACCAAACGCAAAATTGGAGTTTTGGCACATGGACGCAGACCGTCATGCGGCGCGTCAGATACTTGCAACGCACGGTATCTCTCTCAAGGAAAACCTGATTGGAGTAAATCTCGGCACGACATGGCGTACAAAACGCTGGGCCCTAGAGAAGTTTGCGGAAGTGATAGCACAAGTACAAAAACGTTTCGGTGCGCGAATACTGCTCACCGGCTCAACCGCCGAAATCCCACTCGGCGAAGCGTTAGCACAAATTACAAAAGTGGAAACAATTAACCTGATTGGAAAAACAACGCTGATGCAGCTCGGTGCCCTGATCGAAAGTTGCACCTTTTACCTGACCTGCGACAGCGGTCCGATGCACATCGCGGCAGCTGTGGGGACACCGACGATCGCGCTCTTTGGTCCCACTAGCCCGATCCGTCACGGTCCCTATGGCGAAAACCACGAAGTTATTGAGAAGCCGGTAGAATGTCGTCCCTGCTATAAGCGGAAGTGTATGCGAAAGGATCAACCACATCTGTGTATGACAGAAATTCATCCCAATGAGGTAGTCGCTCAAGTTCTAAAGGAGACCTGA
- a CDS encoding ribokinase: MKQIAVIGSVVIDLAVQTPRLPTRGETLLADNFKIGPGGKGANAAVAVQRAGGAAVLLGCIGADDFGRMEIAALQAEGVDVDAVTVHPQASTGVGIAMIDADGENTILGILGANDCLSSDDVKQALALHRDTLDGILVNFEVPEPAVATAVQLGVDYGVPVIVDAGPARPYSPETWCNCTILTPNEQETETLVGYSVSDDTTAERAARELLGMGPSAVVLHRGAHGALLVMPDDTIHIPSFPVDVVDTTGAGDAFSGALSVAVAEGLPLVDAIRRANAAGALAVTRLGTLPVMPTRQEVDTFLKNQSEH; encoded by the coding sequence ATGAAACAGATCGCTGTCATCGGTAGCGTTGTCATAGATTTGGCGGTGCAAACACCACGCCTTCCCACTAGGGGAGAAACGCTGTTGGCGGACAATTTTAAAATTGGTCCCGGTGGTAAAGGGGCTAACGCCGCGGTCGCTGTACAAAGGGCAGGAGGGGCAGCGGTGCTGCTCGGCTGCATCGGGGCCGACGACTTTGGGCGTATGGAAATAGCTGCCTTGCAAGCGGAAGGTGTTGATGTGGATGCCGTCACGGTCCACCCACAAGCCTCGACAGGTGTGGGCATCGCAATGATCGATGCCGACGGCGAAAACACCATCTTAGGGATCTTAGGCGCTAACGACTGCTTGAGTTCTGATGATGTGAAACAAGCCTTGGCACTGCATCGCGACACGTTGGACGGTATCTTGGTCAACTTTGAAGTTCCCGAACCCGCCGTGGCGACTGCTGTACAACTAGGAGTAGATTATGGCGTTCCGGTGATTGTGGACGCCGGTCCCGCCCGCCCCTACAGTCCTGAAACTTGGTGCAACTGCACAATCCTAACACCCAACGAACAGGAAACAGAGACCTTGGTGGGTTATTCCGTTTCGGATGACACAACAGCAGAGCGAGCTGCACGTGAACTTCTCGGAATGGGGCCCAGTGCCGTGGTACTACATCGGGGAGCACATGGTGCTCTTCTTGTAATGCCGGATGATACAATTCACATTCCGAGTTTCCCAGTGGATGTGGTGGACACAACCGGAGCAGGAGACGCTTTCTCAGGCGCATTATCTGTCGCCGTAGCGGAAGGGCTGCCGCTTGTGGACGCTATCCGTCGTGCCAACGCCGCAGGTGCGTTAGCTGTCACCCGTTTGGGAACGCTGCCCGTCATGCCTACTCGTCAGGAAGTAGATACGTTTTTGAAAAATCAAAGTGAACATTAG
- a CDS encoding thiamine pyrophosphate-requiring protein — MKVADAVAHILKAEGVEYLFAYPVNPIIDAAAAVGIRPIIVRQERIGLHMADAFSRVSSGERIGVFCMQSGPGSENAFGGVAQAYGDSVPIVVLPMGYSRSLTNVPPNFNSFLNFQNVTKSCEQVILPQAAPDALRRAFTQVRNGRPRPALVEFPNDVFQEEISEPLNYQPTPVSRPAPDPNEIPKIADVLLEAERPVFYAGQGVHYAKGWNALRELAELLEAPTTTSLGGKSAFPENHPLSLGSGGRSLPKPVHHFLQNADVIFGIGCSFSITNYAPTIPKGKTIIHATLDAADLNKDVAVEHALIGDARLTLEALVNEIRGRLNGNPRGRLESVTREIQTVRQEWLAQWNPKLTSNEVPLSPYRVIQDLMNTVDVANTIITHDAGSPRDQLSPFWESVTPLSYIGWGKTTQLGYGLGLMMGAKLAEPDKLCINIWGDAAIGFTGMDFETAVRAGIPILSVLFNNFSMAIELPIMQLSTEKYRSTDISGNYADMAKAFGGYGERIETPDQIIPAIKRGIQKTEEGVPTLLEFITAKEIDFSMF; from the coding sequence ATGAAAGTTGCTGATGCTGTTGCTCACATTTTGAAGGCAGAGGGTGTAGAATACCTATTTGCTTATCCGGTCAATCCAATCATTGATGCCGCAGCCGCTGTGGGAATCCGCCCGATCATCGTCCGCCAAGAACGCATTGGCCTCCATATGGCGGATGCGTTCAGTCGGGTGTCTTCCGGTGAACGGATCGGGGTGTTTTGTATGCAGAGTGGTCCCGGTTCGGAGAACGCCTTTGGTGGTGTCGCACAGGCTTATGGCGATTCAGTGCCAATCGTGGTGTTACCGATGGGTTACTCGCGTTCCTTGACCAACGTTCCCCCTAATTTCAATTCCTTCCTCAACTTCCAGAATGTTACCAAGTCCTGCGAGCAGGTTATTCTACCTCAAGCAGCGCCCGATGCTCTGAGACGCGCCTTTACTCAGGTAAGGAACGGCAGACCCCGTCCGGCGTTGGTGGAATTTCCCAACGATGTGTTTCAGGAGGAGATCTCTGAACCTCTGAATTACCAACCCACCCCGGTCTCCCGCCCTGCGCCAGACCCCAACGAGATTCCAAAAATCGCTGATGTCTTGCTAGAGGCGGAACGACCTGTGTTTTACGCAGGTCAAGGAGTCCACTATGCCAAAGGATGGAACGCTTTAAGGGAACTCGCCGAACTTCTGGAGGCACCCACGACCACCAGTCTCGGCGGCAAGAGTGCTTTCCCTGAAAACCATCCCCTCTCTCTCGGCTCCGGCGGTCGATCTCTGCCAAAACCAGTGCATCACTTCCTGCAAAATGCGGACGTTATTTTCGGAATCGGGTGCAGCTTCAGCATCACCAACTACGCACCAACCATACCAAAAGGCAAAACAATTATTCATGCCACGTTGGATGCAGCAGATCTCAACAAAGATGTAGCCGTGGAACACGCTCTAATTGGGGATGCTCGCTTGACTCTAGAGGCGTTAGTCAATGAAATTCGTGGGCGTCTAAACGGCAACCCACGAGGTCGCCTTGAGAGCGTGACGCGGGAGATTCAAACGGTCAGGCAGGAATGGCTAGCACAGTGGAATCCCAAATTGACCTCCAACGAAGTTCCCCTTTCCCCTTACCGAGTGATTCAGGATCTGATGAACACGGTAGATGTGGCAAACACTATTATCACCCACGATGCCGGAAGTCCGCGTGATCAGCTTTCACCCTTCTGGGAATCGGTCACACCGCTGTCCTATATCGGCTGGGGCAAAACCACACAACTGGGGTACGGACTTGGGCTGATGATGGGCGCGAAGTTAGCAGAACCGGACAAGCTGTGCATCAACATCTGGGGCGATGCCGCCATCGGTTTCACAGGCATGGATTTCGAGACCGCCGTCAGAGCGGGTATCCCCATCCTGTCAGTGCTGTTTAACAACTTCTCCATGGCAATCGAATTGCCGATTATGCAGCTGTCCACTGAGAAATATCGCAGCACAGACATATCTGGAAACTACGCCGACATGGCAAAGGCATTCGGCGGCTACGGCGAGCGAATAGAAACGCCGGATCAGATTATCCCTGCTATCAAACGCGGAATTCAGAAAACAGAAGAAGGAGTTCCGACCTTGTTGGAATTCATCACGGCAAAGGAAATCGACTTCTCCATGTTCTAG
- a CDS encoding HD domain-containing protein yields the protein MQISEELRQSVIRSLPEVNEIGNETLRNKVIDAWAYSLGKSSFKSIDEIRASGNPDTPPLKRGTQTHHIRGVTLLAMRTYDELTAMFPELGVDRDLLIACALCHDVGKPWEFDPENQARWRESPSAAGFPSIRHPGYGVHVCLTVGLPEAVAHTAGAHSGEGELVVRSLENTIVHHADYTFWRVLDAGGLLEHA from the coding sequence ATGCAAATTTCTGAAGAGTTACGACAATCGGTCATCCGTTCACTGCCCGAAGTGAACGAAATCGGCAACGAAACATTGCGGAATAAGGTCATCGATGCGTGGGCTTACTCCCTAGGAAAAAGCTCATTCAAATCCATTGACGAAATTCGTGCGTCGGGCAATCCGGACACACCGCCACTCAAGCGGGGTACACAGACCCACCATATCCGTGGCGTCACGCTGCTTGCAATGCGAACCTACGACGAACTGACAGCGATGTTTCCCGAACTTGGCGTAGACCGTGACCTCCTAATCGCCTGCGCGTTATGCCACGATGTGGGCAAGCCGTGGGAATTCGATCCAGAAAACCAAGCCCGCTGGCGAGAATCGCCAAGTGCTGCTGGATTTCCGTCGATTCGGCATCCGGGCTACGGCGTCCACGTCTGCCTGACCGTCGGACTGCCAGAAGCCGTCGCGCACACAGCCGGTGCCCATTCGGGCGAAGGTGAGTTAGTCGTCCGCAGCTTGGAGAACACAATCGTCCACCACGCAGACTACACCTTCTGGCGCGTACTGGACGCCGGTGGTCTCTTAGAACACGCCTAA
- a CDS encoding HEAT repeat domain-containing protein produces the protein MVNQQYLLDDEGIQNFIKNGYITVHPDLPDLHEEIYRATAAIFEKEGDPRNHILQKVPALYQVFAHPTVRGVLTSLLGPNYMMHPHRHAHMKQPGQKGGAWHQDGRSKHFTTKDHGWLFEWRRHHYFRSVWAWYYPQEVTEDMGPTAVIPGVQYYDLESMRHYNSAYSDPEIGALLCGKAGTITIGHYHQWHSSWGTNHSNKNRYMIKFLLTRTEEPQQPSWGANGITATDTKSLTDDTPIPGQEAVWNHVWSWLNGDNEAMANNGSVNGNHVSELIAALRDASASARLNAVYALGAVGEPAVDQLIEVLRQTAEPVEITDEPILTHAAYALSAIGAAAVPALTSVLNEDTAWWVRATAADILGDIGTPAAEAVPALIQALDDPSEWVRRNSVNALGTIGGEMDALIAASKDDHPLVRCNAVNALARTCKGTDESIDAASRALSTVMYDDEYAIIREYAIAALEEMGSTH, from the coding sequence ATGGTCAATCAGCAGTACCTTCTCGATGACGAAGGGATACAGAACTTCATCAAAAATGGGTATATCACAGTCCACCCCGATTTACCCGACCTCCACGAAGAAATCTACCGGGCGACTGCAGCAATCTTTGAGAAAGAGGGAGACCCGCGGAATCATATCCTACAAAAAGTTCCCGCGCTGTATCAGGTGTTTGCCCATCCGACTGTTCGGGGTGTCCTGACCAGTCTTTTGGGACCGAATTACATGATGCATCCACATCGCCATGCACACATGAAGCAGCCGGGCCAAAAAGGTGGTGCGTGGCATCAGGACGGCAGATCGAAACATTTCACAACGAAAGACCATGGGTGGCTTTTTGAATGGAGACGGCACCATTACTTCCGATCTGTTTGGGCATGGTATTATCCGCAGGAGGTTACCGAAGATATGGGACCGACGGCGGTTATACCGGGTGTGCAGTATTACGATCTGGAGAGTATGAGACACTACAACAGTGCCTACAGCGATCCGGAGATTGGTGCGCTGCTTTGTGGAAAGGCGGGAACGATAACGATTGGTCATTACCATCAGTGGCACAGCAGCTGGGGGACAAATCACAGTAATAAGAATCGTTACATGATTAAGTTTCTTCTCACCCGCACAGAGGAGCCGCAGCAGCCTTCTTGGGGTGCCAATGGTATTACTGCGACAGATACCAAATCACTCACCGATGACACACCGATACCCGGTCAGGAAGCGGTGTGGAATCATGTGTGGAGCTGGTTAAACGGAGATAATGAGGCGATGGCAAACAATGGAAGCGTGAATGGGAATCACGTTTCTGAGTTGATTGCCGCGTTGCGTGATGCCTCTGCGTCTGCTCGTCTGAATGCTGTCTATGCCCTCGGAGCGGTTGGTGAACCTGCTGTGGATCAACTGATAGAGGTGCTGCGTCAAACCGCTGAACCCGTTGAGATTACGGATGAGCCGATCTTAACTCATGCAGCATACGCCTTGAGCGCGATTGGTGCAGCCGCTGTTCCCGCTTTAACTTCTGTCCTAAATGAGGATACGGCGTGGTGGGTGCGTGCGACCGCAGCGGATATCTTGGGAGACATCGGCACACCTGCCGCAGAAGCGGTTCCCGCGTTGATTCAGGCTCTGGATGATCCGTCCGAATGGGTGCGTCGTAATTCCGTGAATGCGTTGGGGACTATCGGTGGGGAGATGGACGCATTGATAGCCGCTTCAAAGGATGATCACCCATTGGTTCGCTGCAATGCGGTGAATGCACTGGCAAGGACATGCAAAGGGACCGATGAAAGCATTGACGCCGCTAGCCGTGCGCTATCGACGGTGATGTATGACGATGAATACGCTATCATCCGCGAGTACGCGATTGCTGCGTTAGAGGAGATGGGATCCACACACTAA
- a CDS encoding sugar phosphate isomerase/epimerase produces MEIVLNSKFFTELSVEQLGEKTIELGYDGVDICVRPGHPIHVDNVVEALPKAMKVWEGQNLTCPLATAATDITNPNAPAVEGLYAACAEAGIPRLKIGFWRFNEEDDYWQAIDAARRELEGFSAFSEKYGVQTCYQIHSGACIGSNCAGLMHLIKGFDPQHIGAYPDPGHLLLDGEDWAMGLAMIGDYLSVIGIKDALYLSQPDRTPPYVPCFVKLGDGGVDWRRYLGLLCKSGFDGPLTVHTEYRFDESIIRQVGYAETTPPNLEQWAKEDAVYLRNVLSSLGAK; encoded by the coding sequence ATGGAAATTGTACTCAATTCTAAGTTCTTTACGGAGCTATCTGTCGAGCAACTCGGCGAGAAAACCATCGAACTCGGCTACGACGGGGTGGATATCTGCGTCCGTCCGGGACACCCGATTCACGTCGATAACGTCGTTGAAGCACTGCCCAAAGCGATGAAGGTTTGGGAGGGGCAAAACCTCACCTGTCCGTTGGCGACAGCGGCTACGGATATAACGAATCCGAATGCACCGGCGGTGGAGGGGCTATACGCTGCGTGTGCAGAAGCGGGCATCCCGCGTCTCAAAATCGGGTTCTGGCGGTTTAACGAGGAGGACGATTATTGGCAGGCGATTGATGCCGCGCGTAGGGAACTTGAGGGGTTTAGCGCGTTCAGTGAGAAATATGGGGTGCAAACCTGTTACCAGATTCACAGCGGTGCCTGTATTGGATCCAACTGCGCAGGACTGATGCATCTCATCAAAGGTTTCGATCCGCAGCACATCGGTGCCTATCCCGATCCCGGGCATCTCCTTCTTGATGGCGAGGATTGGGCAATGGGATTGGCGATGATTGGGGATTATCTGTCCGTTATCGGAATCAAAGATGCCCTCTACCTCTCGCAGCCCGATCGTACTCCTCCTTATGTTCCCTGTTTTGTAAAGCTAGGAGACGGAGGTGTCGATTGGAGGCGTTATCTGGGGCTTCTGTGCAAAAGCGGTTTTGACGGACCCCTAACGGTGCATACCGAGTACCGCTTCGATGAATCGATTATTCGTCAGGTAGGGTATGCCGAGACCACGCCGCCGAATCTGGAGCAGTGGGCGAAAGAGGATGCTGTTTATCTTCGGAATGTGCTATCCAGTTTGGGTGCGAAATAG
- a CDS encoding YraN family protein, producing the protein MSDSRIKVGKIGEALAIEHFKAQGYEIRAQNYRTRSGEIDLIVQRGKRIAFVEVKTRRSSKFGLPQAAVTPAKQKQISKIALNYLQVHNLLDVPCQFDVVAIMLSWKFELIRLQHIENAFAFCTDG; encoded by the coding sequence ATGAGCGATTCCAGAATTAAGGTAGGCAAGATCGGCGAAGCCCTTGCTATAGAGCACTTCAAAGCGCAAGGGTATGAAATTCGCGCACAGAACTACCGCACGCGCTCAGGTGAGATTGACCTCATCGTTCAACGTGGAAAACGGATTGCGTTCGTTGAAGTCAAGACGCGTCGGAGCAGCAAATTTGGCCTACCACAGGCGGCTGTTACTCCTGCCAAGCAGAAGCAAATCTCTAAAATTGCACTGAATTATCTACAAGTGCACAATCTCCTAGATGTCCCCTGCCAGTTCGACGTTGTTGCAATCATGCTATCGTGGAAATTTGAACTCATCAGGCTTCAGCACATTGAAAATGCGTTTGCGTTTTGTACTGATGGGTGA
- a CDS encoding ribonuclease HII: MRDGKPPITHRGSNPTEIQQFEQTLRQQGYQRIAGIDEAGRGALAGPVVAAAVILPTDCQLSGVTDSKQLTPKKRAGLFDEIHRTAVAVGVGCVDNKEIDQINILQATMIAMAQAIVQITPAPDYALVDGTHLPAISLPARAIPKGDTLIQSIAAASIIAKVTRDRLMIELNETYSGYGFRAHKGYGTLLHRQAIAQLGPCPIHRRSFKLQ, encoded by the coding sequence GTGAGAGACGGCAAACCACCGATAACGCATAGAGGGAGTAATCCAACGGAGATACAACAGTTTGAACAAACCCTACGACAGCAGGGCTATCAGCGTATCGCAGGAATTGACGAGGCTGGACGAGGGGCATTAGCCGGTCCTGTTGTCGCAGCAGCTGTTATTCTTCCTACTGACTGTCAGCTTTCAGGTGTGACGGACTCAAAGCAGTTGACCCCTAAAAAACGGGCTGGATTGTTCGACGAGATCCACCGTACAGCCGTAGCGGTTGGTGTTGGTTGTGTTGATAACAAGGAGATTGATCAGATCAATATTCTCCAAGCAACAATGATTGCAATGGCTCAAGCTATTGTACAAATCACGCCTGCTCCAGATTACGCACTTGTGGATGGTACACATCTTCCGGCAATTTCTCTACCCGCCAGAGCGATCCCCAAGGGAGATACCCTTATCCAGTCTATTGCCGCTGCTTCGATTATCGCAAAAGTCACGCGAGATCGCCTGATGATTGAACTTAATGAAACCTATTCGGGCTACGGTTTCCGGGCCCACAAAGGATACGGTACGCTTCTACATCGTCAGGCAATTGCCCAACTCGGTCCCTGCCCTATCCATCGGCGCAGTTTTAAGCTACAGTAA
- the rplS gene encoding 50S ribosomal protein L19: protein MNLIESVESEHVKADIPDFGPGDLVRVNTRIREGSKERIQAYEGTVIRRSNGGLRETFTVRRVAYGEGSERTFPAHSPNIESIQIIRYGAIRRAKLYYLRDRTGKGVRIRERRQTTDNA from the coding sequence ATGAATCTTATTGAATCTGTTGAGAGCGAACATGTAAAAGCCGATATTCCTGATTTTGGACCCGGAGATCTCGTACGGGTCAACACCCGTATCCGAGAGGGTTCAAAAGAACGTATCCAAGCCTATGAAGGAACGGTCATTCGACGATCGAATGGTGGGCTGCGTGAGACATTTACTGTCCGCCGTGTTGCTTATGGCGAAGGGAGTGAAAGAACCTTTCCTGCACATTCACCAAATATTGAAAGTATCCAAATTATTCGATACGGTGCCATCCGCCGAGCAAAGTTGTACTACCTACGAGACCGAACCGGAAAAGGTGTACGAATCCGTGAGAGACGGCAAACCACCGATAACGCATAG